In the genome of Deltaproteobacteria bacterium, the window CAAATGATACAATGTTTTTACACGAGCGATGGTTGTCTGTCAGATACACGACACCACTGCTGCCAGCCCCTTTTACTACATCTTCAAACACTATAACATCAGCACCGCGGAAACCATATATTGACTGCTTCATGTCACCAACAACTATAAGTTTTGAATCAGCAAGATTTCCAATAGACGGGACACTGCCTGTAATCTCATCCATTTCTGCAAGAAGATAAACAATTGACGCCTGAAGGTTATTTGTATCCTGAAATTCATCCACCATTATTTTTTTGAAGACCTTTTTGTAGAAACTGCGGACACCCTTGTTTTTAAGGAGCAGCCTTTTTGTAAAAATAAGCAGGTCCTGAAAGTCAAGGGACGAGATATCCCTTTTAGCCTTTGAATAATTATTATCAACAACCTTTAAGATATTTAAGAAACTGCGGATATTGGAGATTGTGCAAGAGGAACTTTCCAAGTCTGTGATTTCAATGCCGTGACCTCTGATATTCTGATAGATTTTCAGGAGCATTTCCGTGAACCCCCTGCCACCCTGAAATCCTATAGACCTTATCCAGACAGCAGCATCTTCATCACCTGCATCAGCAAGCCCTATAACAGTTTTTCTTATAACATTTTTGAGTATAGCAAGAGACTCATATTCATCAATGACCTTACAGTCAGGGATAATACCTGCCTCTATAGAATGTTCCCGTAATATCCTTGCACAGAAGGTATGAAATGTGGAGATGGGTGCATCTGAAATCTCCTGCATTGCCCTTATACATTGCAGTCCAGCCCTTGATTCTATCTCTTTTTCAATCCTCTCTTTTAATTCACTTGCTGCTTTGTCTGTAAAAGTAATTGCGACAATCTCTTTTGCACGGATACCCTGCTCAATCAAACTAACATATAAACCCACAAGGGTTTTTGTCTTACCTGAACCCGCACCTGCTGAAATTACACAGTTCTGTTCAAATTTTAAAAAGGGTTTTAAATGTTCTGACATCTGCATATATTCTTAAATCTACAGTATAGACAGACCCTGTCGTTATAAGGTTCTGCCTTAAAATTGCCTGATTTTATAAGGGATACAAGTCTATCTATATCTTTTGCTAGTGTCTTATCTTCAGTTCCATGTAAACTAGAAAGATAGTTGTCAAGCGGTATGCTGCCGTTATCTGTCTTGATAGTCTTTATATCTCCCCCCTCATTATCTTTAAGTGAATAATAAAGACCGCTGCACTGCGAAGGATTTACATTGAAATATCTTGCGGCAGCGAGGATATATATCGGAAGTTGGAAATATATCTTTCCTATTTCGTCTTTAGCAGGAAGACTGCCCATCTTATAATCAATAACCCTTAATGCCTTATCGCATCTATCTATCCTGTCTATCTTTCCCTTTATATGCACGAACACGCCATCTGGCAGGACTATGTCAAGGAGCGGGATATTTTTATTTCTCCCAAACTCAATTTCAAAATATTCAGGGATAAAATTCCTGTCATGGTTTTTCACCTCCGAATCGTAAAATCGTTTTAGTATATTTACTATCTGGTGTTTCTTAATCTCCCATAATCCTTTGCTGCCTGTAAAGTCAGTGTCAAGGGTCTCTTTAAATACAAGTGATATTGTTTCATTTAAGAGTAGAGATTCTACCTCTATCCCTGTTAGCGGCAGCACCCCATTTTGGCCCGCAGTTTTATAAAATCTCTCCAGCATCCTGTGGATGATAGTGCCTGCTGCAAGGTGGTTTATCTCAACATCCATTTCTTCAGATTCAATAAGTTTTAGAATATCCTTCATGTAAAAGGAGAAAGGACATTTGGCAATGGTTTCCAGCATTGTTGTAGTCCAGACACTTTTATTGCCAAGAAGTTCTTCATTAAGACGGCTTTTTAAACCAATATCAGTAATACAGCCTGTCCAATTATCTGCCCTGCCTTGTTTATCGCTGCGTAATCTTTCTATATTACAGATTTTCTTAAGTCTAAGGATATTGCTTTTAAATCCATTCCCCTCTCCTATTAGTTCAATCACCTCTTCAGCATATTCTCTATCAGGGTTATGGTGCGGTAAGTTTAATGACTTGAGGAGCGATACAGCGAGTTCCTCTTTCTCTAATGCATCCTCTGTATTTACAATGACCTCTGACACAGGTATCTTTTTAAAGAGGGCAGTATCCGCTGCTGTATCTATATTTAAAATCCTGCGAGTCTCTCTAAAGAATATGGACGGCAGTAGTTCTCTGCCTGTTTCATCAAGATATGAATAGGTTAGACAAAGCCTTTCCTCTGCCATACTGATAGCAAGAATAAACAAGAGTGGCTCTTTCCACCACTCTGTTCTGTTTGTTAAAAATATCCTTCTGCCAAGGGCATTATTTAATATCTTCTTGTCATCATCCCTTATAAACAGATGCGTAGTTTCACTTGCAGGGAATTCACCATCATTTAAGCCGCACACAAACAGATGTTTAAATCTTATTCCTCTGGCATCAAGTATGGAAAGTGCCTTTATACCGCCTTTATTTTTATATGCAGGCAGATATTTTTCTGCCAGTGCCTCTCTAACGAGACTAAAGAATTCACTTATAGAAAGAAGAGATTTATCCTTTCCGGTAAGCAGCAGCATCTTTTCTATTTCCAAAATTGTATCCATTAAAATATCAAGAGCCTGTATGTCCTGCTGGCGCATCTGTTGGCTGCATCTCTTTTCAATATCCAACTTTCTTATAACTGTATATAAATTATCCCTATGTCCAATAAATGGCTGTCTTTTGTCAATCCCCTTAAGTATTGCTATGAAATTCAGGATAAGGTTTTTTGTAGTCAACAATGTTTCTATATCAACCTTTGTCCCGTCCTTCCTATCTTTAATCCCCACAGATTTCAGATACCTTTCAAATGCCTTGTCCCACCTTTCAGTATCTTCATCAACCACCTTTACTTCAGATACAATCCTTTCTACCTCTTTAAACTTAATACCATTTCCACCTGTAATTTGAGAGATACCCACATAACTGGAATTCAAAAGTTTCAAGACCCTTTCCCTCTCAAAATTTGATTCAATGATGTCATAAATGGACATGATATTTTTTACAACAGGTAAGGCAAGCAGATTCCTCCCCCTTCGGAAATAAAGAGGGATATTAAACCTTTTAAAGACATCTTCTACAATCTCTTCGTATGTGGCAATATCTCTAAAGATAACCCCGATCTCAGATGGATTAACACCATCTTTCAGCAGTCTTCTTATCTTTCTGCCAACTGCTTCAATTTCTATATATCTGCCAGGTCCTGCAATAAGGTTTACCGTATCATCAGTAATATGGGCATTGGATTTATCAATCTTAAAAAGATTATGTATGAGGGCATTTATGCTGTTTTCCTCATTGCCGCTATCAGCAGGCTTGAATATTATAGATTCGGGAGAGAGATTTTCCATTGTTTCAAAGAAGTTAAGCAAATCTTCGGCAGCCTTTGTTGCATCAGGGTTTTCAAGGCTATAGACAGGGATTATCTCTGGTATAATGCCTTTATCTATCAATACCTTTACAATCCTTCGCTGAATCGGTAGTAAGTCATAAAAACCTTCTATAACGAGATTCTCTGTGTCTGAAAGGGACTGTGGAATTCCTTTGTATCCTTCAAGCCCGGCAAGGATTTCCCTTTGCCTGCCTATATCATCTGTAAGGTTTAAAAACTTAAGTCTATTTTCATAATGGGAATATATTCTGGCAAGTATGTGGTATTTTTCATTATCAATACATCTGACTGCCTTTTCAAAATCCTTGCTACAAACCAGTGCCTGTCTTAATTCCCTTATAAACTTATTCACTGCACGAAAAAAAACAGAAGAATCCCTGATGGGAGAAAGCCGTGTGCTGACAGGTTCTGCGGATACGGAAAGGACAGCATCTTTAATAAGCAGGAGTTCGCCAATAGATGAGATTTGTCTCTTTTTTATTGGAAAGTCTTTTGCAAGTGTACTTATAAGTTCAGGGAATGTCCAGACCCTGTAACCTGTAAGCACGCCACTTTCTTCTGCAAATTGTTTGAGTTTTTCTTCAACCATCAGGGCAGTTGGAAGGAGGAAAAGGGTTGATGAGTATTGTTTATGGTCAGGCTTCATAGGGTCATAATAAATCCTTGTAGCCGCAGGTTTTAGCCTGCGTATTAACGCAACCTAAAGGTTGCGGCTACACCCTTGCGTGATTTGGGTTTAATAGGTTTCTGGTGCGCCCGGAGGGATTTGAACCCACGACCCTTGGCTCCGGAGGCCAATGCTCTATCCCCTGAGCTACAGGCGCCTTTTTATAAGACAGTCAAGAGTCAGTAGCTAAAGATTAGTTTTTCACTCTTGACTTCTGACTTCTCACTTTTCACTTTCTTTACTGGTGCGCCCGGCAGGATTTGAACCTGCAGCCCCCAGTTTCGAAGACTGATGCTCTATCCAGTTGAGCTACGGACGCACGGGCAAATTTTTGGTGGAGGCGGTGGGAATTGAACCCACTTCCGGGAGTGCCTATCCATGGCATGCTACATACATATCCTCTGTTTTAAATCTCACACCCAAATCCCCCAGAGACAGGGTATTTGAGGTGCCAGCCTGATTAAATCTCGCCTTTCATGACTTCAGGCAAAGTTTGAAAGGCAATCCTGCTATCTGTCGTCCCTTTAGCCCTGCAGGATGAGGCTCAAAGGACGCTGACTGAACTTAAGCAGCCAGAGCGTAATTATAGTCGTTTGCGACTATTGTTTTCTGGTGGTTTCACGAGTCCCCATACCTCGGTATGCAGCCATTGGTTTCGGTCATCCCGTCGAATCCTGTCGCCCCCTTTTGTTTAGGAGGTAGAATATAGGAAAAGGGAAGTGGTTTTTCCACCCCCTACCTCCCTTTACCCACCTCCTATCTTTTAACTGCCTTTGCCATGTCTCTTTCAATAGTCTTTTTCTTTATGGACTCTCTTTTGTCAAAGAGTTTTTTGCCTTTGGCAAGGGCGAGTTCAACCTTTGCCTTGCCGTTTCTAAAATATACCTTTGTCGGAATTAGGGTTAACCCCTTTTCATGGATTTTGCCTATAAGTTTCTTTATCTCCCTTTTATGAAGCAGTAATTTCCTCGTCCTGTCAGGAGGTGGTTCTGTGAATTTATCTGCCTGTGCATACGGGCTTATATGCATGTTCATTAAAAAGAGCTCCCCATCTTTTATCCTTGCAAAACTATCCTTCAGATTTGCCCTCCCTAAAACAATGGATTTTACCTCACTCCCTTTCAGAACGATACCTGCCTCGTAAGTTTCCTCAACAAAATAATCGTAATATGCCTTCTTGTTCTGACAGACAACCTTTATCCCGCCGGAAAACCTTGTTTGCGCGGCTTTATAAGACCTGTCACTCATAGTGAGCATTATCTGAAAGGTATATAGGATTTTTGCTCACTTACTTGCAAGCCGAACAATGGTAGGTCTGACGCCCTTTTTATTTTCCATTGCCTTCCCATAAATCCTTATCCCAAAAAATGCTGCTGTCAGAAATATTACTCCAAAGATACCTGATGCAAGGTCAGGGTTCAGATGTCCTGCAAATTTTTGACCAATCACAACCCCTGCAATAAATGCAAAAAGCGGAACAAGATAGATAATAAGGCTTGTTTTTATAATGGCTGATGTCGGTATCTTAAATATTACCATGTCACCAATATTTGCATTAACAGGGTTATCCACCTCTACAAAGGTTTCCTTTTCACCCAGACTATAGCAAAACTCCTTTGCCTGACATCTTTCACAGGTAGAACCCCGCTCTGTCTTTAATATTGCCCTGTCGGTTTTTATTGCCATTACAATGCCATGCTCTTCTACCATGTTTTTATGATACCATGCTTAATTATTATTTGCAAATCAAACCTATTTTGGATATTTATAATATACAAATGAATATTGTAAAATCAATCTCATCTCCTAAAATAACCGTTATTGGTGTAGGGAATCTTTTGTTAAGGGATGAAGGGGTTGGAGTAAGGACTGTTGAATATATCATAGAAAATCACCTGCTCCCTGCTGATATAGAGGTTATAGACGGAGGCACAGGGGGCATGAAGATTGTTTCACTCATCCAGAATACAGATTATCTTATTATTATAGATGCGGTTAATGGCAGAGGCATGGCAGGTGATATATGCAGGTTGACAATTAATGACATAAGTCCAATGGTAAAGCAAAAGAGAACACTTCATGGGATAGGTATGCAGGAGGTGTTTTCCTTATTACAACTCATGGGAGGGAAGATGCCTGAAACTATTGTAATAGGTGTGGCACCGATGGACATATCTTATGGTGATAAACTGAGCCCAAAAATAAAGCGAGCGGTTCCAAAGATTGCTGCAAAGGTTATAAAAGAGGTGAAAAATATTCAGGAAAGGTGTTTGTAAAATATGCATACAGTTTCTATTGCCCGAAGCATAGTTGAGACAGTAAAAGTGTATGCTGAAAGAGAAGGCATAAAAAAAGTAACCAAGATAGGGCTTGCAATAGGGGGGTATTCCTGCATAGAGCCTTCATCCA includes:
- a CDS encoding hydrogenase maturation nickel metallochaperone HypA produces the protein MHTVSIARSIVETVKVYAEREGIKKVTKIGLAIGGYSCIEPSSISFCFDIVKKDTIVKDAVLDIKRAAGGDDIKVVYIEGE
- the smpB gene encoding SsrA-binding protein SmpB — its product is MSDRSYKAAQTRFSGGIKVVCQNKKAYYDYFVEETYEAGIVLKGSEVKSIVLGRANLKDSFARIKDGELFLMNMHISPYAQADKFTEPPPDRTRKLLLHKREIKKLIGKIHEKGLTLIPTKVYFRNGKAKVELALAKGKKLFDKRESIKKKTIERDMAKAVKR
- a CDS encoding HyaD/HybD family hydrogenase maturation endopeptidase; its protein translation is MNIVKSISSPKITVIGVGNLLLRDEGVGVRTVEYIIENHLLPADIEVIDGGTGGMKIVSLIQNTDYLIIIDAVNGRGMAGDICRLTINDISPMVKQKRTLHGIGMQEVFSLLQLMGGKMPETIVIGVAPMDISYGDKLSPKIKRAVPKIAAKVIKEVKNIQERCL
- a CDS encoding exodeoxyribonuclease V subunit gamma — encoded protein: MKPDHKQYSSTLFLLPTALMVEEKLKQFAEESGVLTGYRVWTFPELISTLAKDFPIKKRQISSIGELLLIKDAVLSVSAEPVSTRLSPIRDSSVFFRAVNKFIRELRQALVCSKDFEKAVRCIDNEKYHILARIYSHYENRLKFLNLTDDIGRQREILAGLEGYKGIPQSLSDTENLVIEGFYDLLPIQRRIVKVLIDKGIIPEIIPVYSLENPDATKAAEDLLNFFETMENLSPESIIFKPADSGNEENSINALIHNLFKIDKSNAHITDDTVNLIAGPGRYIEIEAVGRKIRRLLKDGVNPSEIGVIFRDIATYEEIVEDVFKRFNIPLYFRRGRNLLALPVVKNIMSIYDIIESNFERERVLKLLNSSYVGISQITGGNGIKFKEVERIVSEVKVVDEDTERWDKAFERYLKSVGIKDRKDGTKVDIETLLTTKNLILNFIAILKGIDKRQPFIGHRDNLYTVIRKLDIEKRCSQQMRQQDIQALDILMDTILEIEKMLLLTGKDKSLLSISEFFSLVREALAEKYLPAYKNKGGIKALSILDARGIRFKHLFVCGLNDGEFPASETTHLFIRDDDKKILNNALGRRIFLTNRTEWWKEPLLFILAISMAEERLCLTYSYLDETGRELLPSIFFRETRRILNIDTAADTALFKKIPVSEVIVNTEDALEKEELAVSLLKSLNLPHHNPDREYAEEVIELIGEGNGFKSNILRLKKICNIERLRSDKQGRADNWTGCITDIGLKSRLNEELLGNKSVWTTTMLETIAKCPFSFYMKDILKLIESEEMDVEINHLAAGTIIHRMLERFYKTAGQNGVLPLTGIEVESLLLNETISLVFKETLDTDFTGSKGLWEIKKHQIVNILKRFYDSEVKNHDRNFIPEYFEIEFGRNKNIPLLDIVLPDGVFVHIKGKIDRIDRCDKALRVIDYKMGSLPAKDEIGKIYFQLPIYILAAARYFNVNPSQCSGLYYSLKDNEGGDIKTIKTDNGSIPLDNYLSSLHGTEDKTLAKDIDRLVSLIKSGNFKAEPYNDRVCLYCRFKNICRCQNI
- a CDS encoding SoxR reducing system RseC family protein, producing MVEEHGIVMAIKTDRAILKTERGSTCERCQAKEFCYSLGEKETFVEVDNPVNANIGDMVIFKIPTSAIIKTSLIIYLVPLFAFIAGVVIGQKFAGHLNPDLASGIFGVIFLTAAFFGIRIYGKAMENKKGVRPTIVRLASK